One region of Sulfuriroseicoccus oceanibius genomic DNA includes:
- a CDS encoding transglycosylase domain-containing protein, translating into MPRKRDKSQLSLFHVPIYKRVWFKRLVGALILLGVLGALGTLIFLKPYYDRAQEFDLDEIDNVDLASVIYDRRGVEVGLIFADENREHIEIDDLPYHLVQALVAAEDSRFYEHRGVDFMGIARAAILNFKAGATTQGASTITQQLARNAFDLRERSIERKLVEAFLASRIEDEFTKSEILELYFNRVYFGPRAYGIRAASRRYFSKEPADLTIDEAALLCGLVKAPNRLSPLRNPEGAIGTRNNVLRRMAVEGMISEDEAKALQEKPLTLNPELANTSHPYPYIEVRKQLESVLTPEQLATGGFKIYTTLDTKLQEVAEQSLIKRLAEVEARRGYPHQTFAQYQAAENRAQLTGGEVEREYLQGATLVIDNQSGGILAMVGGRNYADNKFNIALWARRRAGTGFLPFIYGAAFERGMFPGTEVDDEPIDNKRVMVGDVVGILGEWGAESEEVFYEEKIPARRALVNSKIAASVRIGEEVGLKNVVDFARRAGVDVPKEMENFPSTFVGQTETTLAEYCRAYSFMAHGGKGPNQLHLVTRVLDRNGEEIYRRFDEDTSVEVTDPVTAFQLHSCLKESLSQGTAAKATTRYGLKEMDAGGQTSTAYGFTDNWFIGYNSRITCGVWAGLNRPQSIYEGAFSSDTILPVWVDVMNASVESYPPTPIFPPAEAMRVEICRTSGKRATDYCYEDVGMLEGTDSRLVRTTYFEYVREGTDPGGLCDVHERDPDLQPDNLQLQPGEAAAPTVTSRSVIPLAPVLTGLDPYSSVQSIVQEPEKAPEKEPEVRRATVVRPVQVGGQTDDDPPFRVRLKGPGELTFEDE; encoded by the coding sequence ATGCCCCGCAAGCGCGACAAGAGCCAGCTCTCACTGTTCCACGTTCCGATTTACAAGCGGGTGTGGTTCAAGCGGTTGGTGGGTGCGTTGATTTTGCTGGGGGTGCTGGGTGCGCTTGGGACGTTGATTTTCCTCAAGCCATACTATGATCGGGCGCAGGAGTTCGATCTGGACGAGATTGATAATGTTGATCTGGCGAGTGTGATCTACGATCGGCGCGGGGTTGAGGTGGGGTTGATTTTCGCCGACGAGAACCGTGAGCACATCGAGATTGACGATCTGCCATACCATTTGGTGCAGGCACTGGTGGCGGCCGAGGATTCGCGTTTTTACGAGCACCGGGGAGTGGATTTCATGGGGATCGCCCGCGCTGCGATACTGAACTTCAAAGCAGGTGCCACGACGCAGGGGGCCAGTACAATTACCCAGCAGTTGGCGCGCAATGCCTTTGATCTGCGGGAGCGGTCGATCGAGCGGAAGTTGGTGGAAGCGTTCTTGGCGAGCCGGATCGAAGACGAATTCACCAAGTCGGAGATTCTTGAGCTGTATTTCAACCGCGTCTACTTCGGACCACGGGCCTACGGGATCCGGGCGGCGTCGCGGCGTTACTTCAGCAAAGAACCCGCGGACCTGACAATCGACGAGGCTGCGTTGCTGTGCGGTTTGGTCAAGGCTCCCAACCGCTTGTCGCCGTTGCGCAACCCAGAGGGAGCGATCGGAACCCGCAACAACGTGCTGCGTCGCATGGCTGTGGAGGGGATGATTTCCGAGGATGAGGCGAAGGCACTGCAGGAAAAGCCACTGACGCTGAACCCAGAACTTGCGAACACCAGCCACCCGTATCCGTACATCGAGGTGCGCAAGCAGTTGGAGTCGGTGCTGACGCCTGAGCAGTTGGCGACTGGCGGTTTCAAGATTTACACCACGCTGGACACCAAGTTGCAGGAGGTCGCGGAGCAAAGTTTGATCAAGCGGTTGGCCGAAGTGGAGGCCCGTCGTGGCTATCCGCATCAAACCTTTGCCCAGTACCAGGCTGCAGAAAACCGGGCCCAGCTCACGGGCGGTGAGGTGGAGCGTGAGTACCTGCAGGGAGCTACGTTGGTGATCGACAACCAGAGCGGTGGGATTCTGGCAATGGTGGGCGGCCGCAACTATGCGGACAATAAGTTCAACATCGCGTTGTGGGCGCGCCGTCGTGCGGGAACCGGCTTTTTGCCATTCATCTATGGTGCGGCGTTCGAGCGTGGAATGTTCCCAGGGACCGAAGTGGATGATGAGCCTATTGATAACAAACGGGTGATGGTCGGTGACGTGGTGGGGATTCTTGGAGAGTGGGGGGCGGAGTCTGAAGAGGTTTTCTATGAGGAGAAGATTCCTGCGCGCCGGGCGCTGGTGAACTCCAAGATCGCCGCATCGGTGCGCATCGGAGAAGAGGTCGGGTTGAAGAACGTGGTCGATTTCGCGCGACGTGCCGGCGTGGATGTGCCGAAGGAGATGGAGAATTTCCCGTCGACTTTCGTCGGGCAGACGGAGACGACGTTGGCTGAGTACTGCCGCGCTTATTCGTTCATGGCGCATGGTGGCAAGGGGCCGAATCAGTTGCATCTGGTGACACGGGTGCTCGACCGCAATGGCGAGGAGATCTACCGCCGCTTTGATGAGGACACCTCGGTTGAGGTGACAGATCCTGTGACTGCGTTCCAGCTGCATTCTTGTTTGAAGGAGTCGCTGAGCCAGGGGACCGCGGCAAAGGCGACGACTCGTTATGGCTTGAAGGAAATGGATGCCGGGGGGCAGACCTCGACTGCGTATGGCTTCACGGACAACTGGTTCATCGGGTACAACTCGCGCATTACGTGCGGCGTCTGGGCGGGCTTGAACCGTCCGCAGTCGATCTATGAGGGGGCGTTCAGCAGTGATACCATTCTGCCGGTGTGGGTGGATGTGATGAATGCCTCGGTGGAGAGTTATCCGCCGACTCCGATCTTCCCTCCGGCCGAGGCGATGCGGGTGGAGATCTGCAGGACTTCCGGAAAGCGTGCGACGGACTATTGCTACGAAGATGTAGGGATGCTGGAAGGCACGGATTCGCGGTTGGTGCGCACGACGTACTTTGAGTATGTGCGTGAGGGTACCGACCCGGGAGGTCTGTGTGACGTGCACGAGCGCGATCCGGATCTGCAGCCGGACAATTTGCAACTTCAGCCGGGCGAGGCTGCTGCTCCCACGGTGACTTCCCGTTCGGTGATTCCGCTCGCGCCTGTTCTGACCGGCTTGGATCCGTATTCCTCGGTTCAGTCGATTGTGCAGGAGCCCGAGAAGGCTCCGGAGAAGGAACCTGAAGTGCGGCGCGCTACCGTGGTGCGACCGGTTCAGGTTGGTGGACAAACCGATGACGATCCACCCTTCCGGGTTCGTCTCAAGGGACCGGGTGAGTTAACTTTCGAGGATGAGTGA
- a CDS encoding TIGR00730 family Rossman fold protein — protein MSRRPYALKTGGSKLNDADNAGVDESLHDRDFTGGGILALPDEYRGSTGNKRLDAQLNEIVSEWSCDDSCNSLVREMIITALKIGADNTGQGDMKLINRAMKEMREANEMFKPYRNHRKVVCYGSARTHSHLPSYRSAVTFAAKMRDKGWMAITGAGDGIMGGAQLGAGREHSFGLNIDLPFEQSANETIRDDEKLVTFNYFFTRKLSFVKEGDAFVLFPGGFGTMDEGFEILTLIQTGKAAIQPIILLDEPGGTYWKSFERFIKEHLLAGELISPEDMSLFTVTDSVEDAVDQVLRFYTNFHSYRFCRDRMSIRMHHELHDDAVDEINKRFSDLLVSGEFKKGGPLIPEQTEKGLEELPRLICRPHRNRFGRWRELIDYINVAKLADTVSADVKAS, from the coding sequence ATGAGCAGACGACCATATGCCTTGAAGACCGGAGGATCCAAACTCAACGACGCTGATAACGCGGGGGTTGATGAGTCCCTTCACGACCGTGATTTCACCGGTGGCGGAATCCTGGCGTTGCCGGATGAGTATCGCGGCTCGACAGGAAACAAGCGCCTTGATGCGCAATTGAACGAAATTGTTTCCGAGTGGTCGTGCGACGATTCCTGCAACAGCCTCGTGCGTGAGATGATCATCACGGCCCTCAAGATCGGTGCGGATAATACGGGCCAGGGCGACATGAAGTTGATCAACCGCGCGATGAAGGAAATGCGCGAAGCCAATGAGATGTTCAAGCCTTACCGTAACCACCGTAAAGTGGTTTGCTATGGATCGGCACGGACGCATTCGCACCTGCCGTCGTACCGCTCGGCAGTGACCTTTGCTGCGAAGATGCGCGACAAGGGGTGGATGGCCATCACCGGTGCCGGCGATGGCATCATGGGCGGGGCCCAGCTCGGAGCAGGGCGCGAGCACAGTTTTGGGCTGAACATCGACCTGCCATTTGAGCAAAGCGCCAACGAGACAATCCGCGACGATGAGAAGTTGGTTACATTTAACTACTTCTTCACGCGCAAGCTGTCGTTTGTAAAAGAAGGGGATGCGTTTGTACTCTTCCCTGGGGGCTTTGGTACGATGGACGAAGGGTTCGAGATTCTCACATTGATCCAAACCGGCAAGGCGGCGATCCAGCCAATCATATTGCTTGATGAACCGGGCGGTACGTATTGGAAGAGCTTTGAGCGCTTTATCAAAGAGCACTTGTTGGCAGGTGAGTTGATCTCTCCTGAAGATATGAGTTTGTTCACCGTGACGGACAGTGTGGAGGATGCCGTGGATCAGGTGCTGCGTTTCTACACGAACTTCCATTCGTATCGGTTCTGCCGCGACCGCATGTCGATTCGTATGCATCACGAGTTGCACGACGATGCGGTGGACGAAATTAACAAGCGCTTTAGTGATTTGTTGGTGAGTGGCGAGTTTAAGAAGGGCGGGCCGCTGATCCCAGAGCAGACAGAGAAGGGGTTGGAGGAGCTGCCGCGGCTGATCTGCCGGCCTCATCGTAATCGCTTCGGTCGTTGGCGTGAGCTGATCGATTATATCAACGTGGCAAAGCTGGCTGATACAGTGTCTGCGGATGTGAAGGCATCGTAA
- a CDS encoding Nif3-like dinuclear metal center hexameric protein, translating to MTSNDGVTALQRAVAMMDAELNVAEVPDYSGAMNGLQLEGKGTVTRIGAAVDASLPVVEKAVASGCDLLLVHHGMFWQGAQPVTGSMFRKLKLAMDAGMAIYSSHIPLDVHPMLGNNECLAKAIGMDSPEPFFPWKGIELGLQQPMEISLDELVARVGDATGAAVHHCPGRADSTVGRVGVITGGAGSEVAAIAAAGVDTFITGEGPHWSYPLAEELGVNLIYAGHYATETFGVRALAKWLANRFGAEHLFLDHPTGL from the coding sequence ATGACTTCCAACGATGGAGTGACCGCATTGCAACGTGCGGTGGCGATGATGGATGCCGAGTTGAATGTGGCTGAGGTACCGGATTATTCCGGGGCAATGAATGGTCTGCAGCTCGAGGGTAAGGGGACGGTGACCAGGATTGGTGCGGCGGTGGATGCTTCCTTGCCGGTGGTCGAAAAGGCAGTGGCTTCGGGCTGTGATCTCTTGCTTGTGCATCACGGTATGTTCTGGCAGGGGGCGCAGCCAGTAACGGGCTCGATGTTCCGGAAACTCAAGCTGGCGATGGACGCGGGGATGGCGATTTATTCCAGCCACATTCCGCTCGATGTGCATCCGATGTTGGGGAACAACGAATGTCTCGCCAAGGCGATCGGGATGGACTCTCCTGAGCCATTCTTCCCGTGGAAGGGGATCGAGCTCGGGCTGCAGCAACCGATGGAGATCAGTTTGGATGAATTGGTTGCCCGGGTGGGAGACGCGACCGGGGCGGCTGTGCATCATTGCCCCGGACGGGCGGACTCAACAGTTGGTCGTGTCGGGGTGATTACGGGTGGGGCGGGTAGCGAAGTGGCTGCGATTGCCGCGGCTGGCGTCGATACCTTCATCACGGGTGAGGGGCCGCATTGGTCGTACCCTCTGGCGGAGGAGTTGGGCGTGAATTTGATCTACGCCGGGCATTACGCGACCGAGACCTTCGGCGTGAGGGCGTTGGCAAAATGGCTCGCCAATCGATTCGGTGCCGAGCATTTGTTCCTTGATCACCCGACGGGCTTATAG
- a CDS encoding NAD(+)/NADH kinase yields the protein MDCIGITANRGKNGASGFLKRFVPALEERGVSVVLDEDAGAHFSGGRVVPFREMVAAADMVVVLGGDGTMLHSVHRMLPDLKPVIGVNVGTLGFLTFSTGDDPEETAEALVAGDYAISERRLLDGVVRRDGVEKAHFQALNEVTLKHENVARMISVEASVRGDVLNRYHADGLIVATPTGSTAYSMSAGGPVVSPRSEVIVITPICPHALSNRAVVVGDDETINLCGKGGEDGDTLVLAVDGHARIPITNADVLEVRLAENPLPLVMRSDRSFYETLRLKLRWHGSNV from the coding sequence ATGGATTGTATAGGCATTACGGCAAACCGTGGGAAGAATGGTGCCTCCGGGTTCTTGAAGCGCTTTGTGCCGGCTCTGGAAGAGCGAGGTGTCTCCGTCGTGCTGGATGAAGATGCAGGTGCACACTTTTCCGGTGGTCGGGTGGTTCCGTTCCGTGAAATGGTCGCTGCTGCCGACATGGTGGTCGTGCTCGGCGGCGATGGCACGATGCTTCACAGTGTGCATCGGATGTTGCCCGATCTAAAGCCGGTGATTGGTGTGAATGTGGGGACTCTCGGATTCCTTACCTTTTCCACTGGTGATGATCCTGAGGAAACTGCGGAGGCTTTGGTGGCTGGCGATTACGCGATCAGTGAACGTCGGTTGCTCGACGGCGTGGTGCGCCGCGATGGTGTGGAGAAAGCCCATTTTCAGGCACTCAATGAGGTCACGTTGAAGCACGAGAACGTCGCGCGAATGATCAGCGTCGAGGCAAGTGTTCGCGGAGACGTACTCAACCGCTACCACGCCGATGGTTTGATTGTCGCCACACCGACCGGATCGACCGCGTATTCGATGTCGGCTGGAGGTCCGGTGGTTTCGCCTCGCTCCGAGGTGATCGTGATCACTCCGATTTGCCCGCACGCACTGAGCAACCGCGCCGTGGTGGTGGGGGACGACGAGACAATCAATCTGTGCGGAAAAGGCGGCGAGGACGGTGATACACTGGTGCTCGCCGTGGATGGGCATGCGCGAATTCCGATCACCAACGCCGATGTGCTCGAGGTGCGGCTGGCGGAGAACCCGCTGCCGCTGGTGATGCGGAGTGATCGATCGTTCTACGAGACCCTGCGCCTCAAGTTGCGCTGGCACGGCTCGAATGTTTAA
- the miaA gene encoding tRNA (adenosine(37)-N6)-dimethylallyltransferase MiaA, with protein sequence MSATPPELIRQSNAVFVTGPTASGKSAQAVEVAKVIDGEIINADPYQSYAGMPILTAQPEPELTSQVPHHLYSVTPLAQDLTAADFATQVARTATEIHQRGKRPVIVSGSGLYIKALTHGLDTTLPAADPKMRAALEATPLSTLVDQLRELDPASAVTIDLQNPRRVIRTLEICLLTGKRASELRKGWDPESVSWVNGVFIDVDRVALAERIQARTEAMFAHGLIDEVRKLDNCIISTTAENTLGLSIVREVIADRMSIEYAIEQIVTLTRRYSKRQRTWFRKESALTPIPVDNDEDASPADLTQRIIASLG encoded by the coding sequence ATGAGCGCGACACCCCCAGAGCTTATCCGTCAATCCAATGCGGTCTTCGTCACAGGACCCACCGCATCGGGAAAGAGTGCCCAGGCCGTCGAGGTCGCAAAAGTCATCGACGGTGAGATCATTAATGCCGACCCATACCAGTCGTATGCCGGCATGCCCATCCTGACCGCGCAACCCGAGCCGGAACTCACATCCCAGGTTCCACACCACCTTTACAGCGTCACTCCTCTGGCCCAGGACCTCACCGCCGCCGACTTCGCCACTCAAGTGGCACGCACCGCAACCGAGATCCACCAACGAGGCAAACGCCCGGTCATCGTCTCCGGCAGCGGACTCTACATCAAAGCGCTCACCCACGGCCTCGACACCACACTCCCCGCCGCAGACCCGAAAATGCGCGCCGCCCTGGAGGCCACTCCATTGAGCACTCTCGTCGACCAACTGCGCGAGCTCGACCCCGCAAGCGCCGTAACCATCGACCTGCAAAACCCGCGCCGCGTCATCCGCACACTTGAGATCTGCCTCCTCACCGGAAAACGCGCCAGCGAACTCCGCAAGGGCTGGGACCCCGAATCCGTCAGCTGGGTCAATGGCGTCTTCATCGATGTCGACCGCGTCGCCCTAGCCGAACGCATCCAAGCCCGCACCGAAGCCATGTTCGCCCACGGACTCATCGACGAAGTCCGCAAGCTCGACAACTGCATCATCTCCACCACCGCGGAAAACACATTGGGACTCTCGATTGTACGTGAAGTCATTGCCGACCGCATGAGCATCGAGTACGCGATCGAACAAATCGTCACCCTCACCCGCCGCTACTCGAAACGTCAGCGCACCTGGTTCCGCAAGGAGTCCGCCCTCACCCCCATCCCCGTCGACAACGACGAAGACGCCTCCCCCGCGGACCTCACCCAGCGCATCATCGCGAGCTTGGGGTAA
- a CDS encoding 3-deoxy-7-phosphoheptulonate synthase: MEITEDLRIRNIDPLISPVLLEKQLPLGDAEAATVSNARKAAADILHGRDDRLLTVVGPCSIHDPAAALDYAARLKEVIPQYQDDLLIMMRVYFEKPRTTVGWKGLVNDPDLNGSFEINKGLKIGRKLLLDLAAMGIPSATEFLDTITPQYIADLVAWGAIGARTTESQIHRQLASGLSMPVGFKNGTGGSCQIAVDAIQAAQGAHHFLGATNQGLCAIVETSGNEDCHLILRGSSAGPNYDAASVADAVELLTKTGLDPQLMIDCSHGNSLKKHENQPRVAAEVGEQIAAGNEAIAAVMIESNLVEGNQKLTDDPSQLTYGQSITDACINWDTTLEVFDTLAQSVRARRG, translated from the coding sequence ATGGAAATCACCGAGGACTTGCGCATCCGCAACATCGACCCGCTCATCTCACCAGTTCTGCTCGAAAAGCAGCTCCCGCTTGGTGATGCAGAAGCGGCCACCGTCAGCAACGCCCGCAAAGCTGCCGCCGACATCCTCCACGGTCGTGACGACCGCCTGCTCACCGTCGTAGGACCATGTTCGATCCACGACCCAGCCGCAGCGCTCGACTATGCCGCCCGCCTCAAAGAAGTGATTCCCCAGTATCAGGACGATTTGCTCATCATGATGCGCGTCTACTTTGAAAAGCCACGCACCACCGTCGGCTGGAAAGGATTGGTCAACGACCCCGACCTCAACGGATCCTTCGAAATCAACAAAGGCCTCAAGATCGGCCGCAAGCTCTTGCTCGACCTCGCCGCCATGGGCATCCCATCGGCCACCGAGTTCCTCGACACCATCACCCCTCAGTACATCGCCGACCTCGTCGCGTGGGGCGCCATCGGTGCTCGCACCACCGAAAGCCAGATCCACCGCCAACTTGCCTCGGGTCTTTCGATGCCGGTCGGGTTCAAGAACGGCACAGGCGGCAGCTGCCAAATCGCCGTCGACGCCATCCAGGCCGCCCAAGGCGCTCACCACTTCCTCGGTGCCACCAACCAAGGTCTGTGCGCCATCGTCGAAACCTCTGGCAACGAAGACTGCCACCTCATCCTGCGCGGCTCGTCCGCCGGCCCGAACTACGACGCCGCCTCGGTCGCCGATGCCGTCGAATTGCTCACCAAGACCGGTCTCGACCCTCAGTTGATGATCGACTGCTCGCACGGCAACAGCTTGAAAAAGCACGAAAACCAGCCGCGTGTCGCCGCTGAAGTCGGTGAGCAAATCGCAGCAGGCAACGAGGCCATCGCCGCGGTCATGATCGAGAGCAACCTCGTCGAAGGAAACCAAAAGCTCACCGACGACCCATCCCAGCTCACCTACGGCCAGAGCATCACCGATGCCTGCATCAACTGGGACACCACCCTCGAAGTCTTCGACACCCTGGCTCAATCCGTCCGCGCCCGCCGCGGATAA
- a CDS encoding PEP-CTERM sorting domain-containing protein (PEP-CTERM proteins occur, often in large numbers, in the proteomes of bacteria that also encode an exosortase, a predicted intramembrane cysteine proteinase. The presence of a PEP-CTERM domain at a protein's C-terminus predicts cleavage within the sorting domain, followed by covalent anchoring to some some component of the (usually Gram-negative) cell surface. Many PEP-CTERM proteins exhibit an unusual sequence composition that includes large numbers of potential glycosylation sites. Expression of one such protein has been shown restore the ability of a bacterium to form floc, a type of biofilm.), whose product MKVNNKLAVLAFASALSLGSAHATVTYSSTEGSVMVMSQSSDPGQLGQFDNSTQATDSGVIVTPGLLASEANSYASGSATLDSTGVTSTGFNFSGGTSGSYTQPSEVGNPSFQMLVESTFSITFNVSSSRVLELSGFVNASGPGAPDPWTWWLGVAELALKDSGGGDIFYASGSSFSESIALDAGEYTLSVTASSVIDSQVDGERTPPPGVETTTSYEVNANFAAVPEPSSAALLGLGGLAVILRRRK is encoded by the coding sequence ATGAAGGTAAACAACAAACTCGCAGTGCTGGCATTCGCGTCGGCTCTTTCTTTGGGCTCTGCTCATGCAACTGTTACCTACTCCTCCACTGAGGGAAGCGTAATGGTGATGAGCCAGAGCAGTGATCCAGGGCAACTGGGGCAATTTGATAATTCCACCCAAGCTACCGATTCCGGCGTGATCGTGACTCCTGGTCTTCTTGCTTCCGAGGCGAACTCTTATGCATCCGGTTCCGCGACGCTTGATTCCACTGGTGTTACGTCGACTGGGTTCAACTTCTCCGGCGGAACATCCGGGAGCTATACGCAGCCATCGGAAGTGGGGAATCCATCCTTCCAGATGCTGGTGGAGTCGACGTTCTCCATTACATTCAATGTGTCGTCGTCGCGGGTTCTGGAACTCTCAGGTTTTGTGAATGCGAGTGGTCCAGGTGCTCCTGATCCATGGACATGGTGGTTGGGTGTTGCAGAGCTTGCTTTGAAGGATTCGGGCGGTGGCGATATTTTCTATGCATCCGGATCATCGTTCTCTGAGTCGATTGCTCTTGATGCGGGGGAATACACCTTGTCGGTAACCGCATCGAGTGTCATCGATAGTCAGGTCGACGGGGAAAGAACACCTCCTCCAGGTGTTGAGACGACGACCTCGTACGAAGTGAATGCGAATTTCGCTGCGGTTCCGGAGCCAAGCTCGGCTGCGCTGCTCGGTCTTGGTGGTTTGGCGGTGATTTTGCGCCGCCGCAAATAA
- a CDS encoding class I SAM-dependent methyltransferase, whose protein sequence is MPHIQQILTEIRRKIESSDSQSIPFSLFMETALYGSDAAYYRQPDRKVGREGDFFTSVSVGRCFGIVLAEWIATQWQQLASPSPCRLIEQGAHNGQLMADILDHLQSAHPECYAALSPTIIEPFATARSRQQQFLGATGHSIDWADDWQDLAPAPGIIVCNELLDAFPFERIRWSSELTAWQQLHVTITPEGEPPFSENFVPIEPGTPLAREIEATPDLAEPNLPDGYVTEVLTTASNWLRSASSTLTQGTLLLIDYGFADTDYYHPERTAGTLRTYFQHNALDDPLQHIGDSDITAHVNFSSLSRHASAIGLNPKPLLDQGPFIVAAAKNWLLATESSGDSTSPAFLKLLRQFNSLTHPASMGSQFKVLVIEKSPTDSHS, encoded by the coding sequence ATGCCTCACATCCAGCAGATTCTGACCGAGATCCGGCGGAAGATCGAATCCTCGGATTCCCAATCGATTCCGTTCAGCCTGTTCATGGAGACGGCACTCTATGGCTCCGATGCTGCCTACTACCGACAACCCGACCGCAAGGTTGGCCGGGAAGGCGACTTCTTCACCAGTGTCAGTGTCGGTCGCTGCTTCGGGATCGTGCTTGCAGAATGGATCGCCACCCAATGGCAACAACTCGCATCCCCCTCACCCTGCCGACTAATCGAACAAGGCGCCCACAACGGCCAACTGATGGCAGACATCCTCGATCACCTGCAGTCAGCCCACCCGGAATGCTACGCAGCCCTCAGCCCGACGATCATCGAACCATTCGCCACCGCCCGCTCGCGCCAGCAACAATTCCTCGGTGCCACGGGACACTCTATCGACTGGGCCGACGACTGGCAGGACCTCGCACCCGCGCCCGGCATCATCGTCTGCAACGAACTACTCGACGCCTTCCCATTCGAGCGCATTCGCTGGTCCTCTGAGCTGACCGCCTGGCAGCAACTCCACGTCACCATCACCCCGGAAGGCGAGCCGCCATTCAGCGAAAACTTCGTGCCAATCGAACCAGGCACCCCGCTCGCGAGGGAAATCGAAGCCACTCCAGACCTCGCTGAGCCCAACCTACCTGACGGCTACGTCACCGAAGTCCTCACCACCGCCAGCAACTGGCTCCGCTCGGCCTCGTCAACACTCACACAGGGCACGTTGCTGCTCATCGATTACGGATTCGCCGACACCGATTACTACCACCCCGAACGCACCGCCGGCACGTTGCGCACCTATTTCCAACACAACGCGCTCGACGATCCGCTCCAACACATCGGGGACTCCGACATCACCGCCCACGTCAATTTCTCCTCACTCAGCCGCCACGCCTCAGCAATTGGGCTCAATCCCAAGCCGTTGCTAGACCAAGGCCCGTTCATCGTCGCAGCCGCGAAGAATTGGTTGCTAGCCACTGAATCCAGCGGAGATTCCACATCACCCGCATTTCTTAAACTCCTCAGACAGTTCAACTCGCTTACCCATCCCGCATCCATGGGTAGCCAGTTCAAAGTCTTGGTAATCGAGAAATCGCCAACTGACTCTCATTCGTAA
- a CDS encoding TlyA family RNA methyltransferase has protein sequence MAAKAERLDVSLVNRGLCDSREQARRLILAGEVRVNDQLVDKAARKVGESDRVEVKEKPKYVSRGGLKLEGALKEFGVDPSGLVCADIGASTGGFTDCLLQSGAAKVYCFDVGTNQLVYRIRQDERVVAREKFNARYLTPEDVGEPVDLAVMDLSFISLTKVLPAVFSVLGDGGAVVCLIKPQFELDRDEIGKGGIVRDEALRAKAVDKIRRFVSDQGREWKGVVESPITGTDGNQEYLAWIV, from the coding sequence ATGGCAGCAAAGGCAGAGCGACTGGATGTTTCCCTGGTGAACCGTGGGTTGTGTGACTCGCGTGAACAGGCGCGGCGATTGATCCTTGCCGGTGAGGTGAGAGTGAATGACCAGTTGGTAGATAAAGCGGCGCGCAAGGTTGGAGAGAGCGACCGGGTGGAGGTAAAGGAAAAGCCCAAATACGTTAGTCGTGGCGGGTTGAAGCTCGAGGGGGCGCTGAAGGAGTTTGGGGTCGATCCGTCGGGGCTGGTATGTGCGGACATTGGAGCATCGACCGGTGGGTTTACTGATTGTTTGCTGCAATCCGGGGCGGCCAAGGTGTATTGCTTTGATGTTGGGACCAATCAGTTGGTCTATCGGATTCGCCAGGACGAGCGGGTGGTAGCGCGTGAGAAGTTCAATGCGCGTTATTTGACTCCAGAGGACGTTGGGGAGCCTGTCGATCTGGCGGTGATGGATTTGTCGTTCATTTCGCTGACGAAAGTGCTGCCTGCGGTTTTTTCAGTGCTCGGCGATGGCGGGGCGGTGGTTTGCCTTATCAAGCCTCAGTTTGAGCTCGATCGGGATGAAATCGGCAAAGGGGGCATCGTGCGTGATGAAGCATTGCGTGCGAAAGCGGTCGACAAGATCCGCCGCTTTGTTTCTGATCAGGGGCGTGAGTGGAAGGGCGTTGTGGAATCGCCGATCACAGGAACCGACGGCAACCAGGAGTATCTCGCATGGATTGTATAG